Proteins encoded in a region of the Mycolicibacterium chitae genome:
- a CDS encoding very short patch repair endonuclease gives MSRQRRTGTKPELLVRQILHARGIRYRVDTAPVPGLRCKADIVWRRLRLAVFVDGCFWHGCPLHATRPKANEAWWAQKLDGNAERDRRTDADLEARGWTVLRFWEHEDPSEVADAICSKLMDLRAGRRPV, from the coding sequence ATGAGTCGTCAGCGCCGAACCGGGACGAAGCCCGAACTGCTTGTTCGGCAGATCCTTCATGCGCGCGGCATCCGCTATCGCGTCGACACTGCGCCTGTGCCTGGCCTGCGCTGCAAGGCCGACATCGTCTGGCGCCGGTTGCGTCTGGCTGTTTTCGTCGATGGTTGTTTCTGGCACGGGTGCCCACTCCATGCGACCAGACCCAAGGCGAACGAGGCATGGTGGGCCCAGAAGCTCGACGGAAATGCCGAGCGTGATCGCCGGACAGACGCCGATCTCGAGGCGCGCGGATGGACAGTCTTGCGATTCTGGGAACACGAAGATCCCAGCGAGGTCGCCGACGCGATATGCAGCAAGCTCATGGATCTACGGGCTGGTCGTCGACCCGTATAG
- a CDS encoding DNA cytosine methyltransferase, with amino-acid sequence MPREDVILDPPPHIIDLFAGPGGLDVGATWLDIPVTGIEWDPHACKTRRNAGLETVEGDVRDYGPDIFPEANVLTGGPPCQTFTVAGTGSGRQAVDKLINEAEDMAKDLGEGIPRSGFADDRTGLVLEPLRWALLALQAGRPFRAIVLEQVPAVLPIWNAFGSILERHGYGVDVDVLRTEQFGVPQTRRRAILIARFGDDNVALPAPTHQAYRRGASDQAELGLQRWVSMQEALKRDTEFTVVSNYGSGGDPRNRGERRSDEPSATVTGKVTRNRLLLAGGGESRFTHQEAGRLQTFPLDFPWSGNDIGQQIGNAIPPRLAVHVLAAALELELDDEELEETMDASWMRGRMSSLGTRLSDRVVFAGE; translated from the coding sequence ATGCCGCGGGAAGACGTCATCTTGGATCCGCCGCCTCACATCATCGACCTGTTCGCGGGTCCCGGCGGCCTTGACGTCGGGGCGACCTGGCTCGACATCCCGGTCACTGGCATCGAGTGGGACCCACACGCGTGTAAAACCCGGCGAAACGCCGGCCTAGAAACGGTCGAGGGTGATGTTCGGGACTACGGGCCCGACATCTTCCCCGAAGCGAACGTCTTGACCGGCGGGCCGCCGTGCCAAACGTTCACCGTTGCCGGCACCGGATCCGGCAGACAAGCCGTCGACAAGCTCATCAACGAAGCCGAGGACATGGCCAAAGACCTCGGTGAGGGAATTCCCCGAAGCGGCTTCGCGGATGATCGGACCGGCCTCGTTCTGGAACCCCTGCGGTGGGCGTTGCTGGCACTCCAAGCCGGCAGACCGTTCCGAGCGATCGTGTTGGAACAGGTGCCCGCCGTACTACCCATCTGGAACGCATTCGGATCGATCCTCGAACGGCACGGATACGGAGTCGACGTCGACGTTCTCCGGACCGAACAGTTCGGCGTCCCACAGACGCGAAGACGCGCGATCCTCATTGCGCGATTCGGCGACGACAATGTCGCGCTCCCGGCTCCCACCCACCAGGCGTACCGACGAGGCGCATCAGATCAAGCTGAACTCGGACTCCAACGCTGGGTGTCGATGCAAGAAGCGCTGAAACGGGACACCGAATTCACCGTCGTATCCAATTACGGGAGCGGCGGGGACCCGCGAAATCGCGGCGAGCGCAGATCCGATGAGCCCTCGGCGACGGTGACCGGCAAAGTCACACGCAACCGGCTCCTCTTGGCAGGCGGTGGCGAAAGCCGCTTCACCCATCAGGAAGCCGGCAGGTTGCAGACGTTCCCCCTGGACTTTCCGTGGTCGGGCAACGACATCGGACAGCAAATCGGAAACGCGATACCGCCACGGTTAGCCGTGCACGTCCTCGCGGCCGCGCTCGAGCTGGAACTCGACGACGAGGAACTCGAAGAAACCATGGATGCCTCCTGGATGAGAGGACGCATGTCTTCGCTCGGAACCCGCCTCAGCGATCGGGTGGTATTCGCCGGGGAGTGA
- a CDS encoding IS256 family transposase, with the protein MTQDHSALLAQLDALKSADAGAVFAELIRAGLQALIEAEATETIGAGRYQRSGERSTHRNGHRPKTVSTTSGDIEVKIPKLRAGSFFPSLLERRRRIDKALHAVIMEAYVHGVSTRSVDGLVAALGVGSGVSKSEVSRVCAGLDREIEAFRTRSLTHTTFPYVFCDATFCKVRVGAHVVSHALVVATGVSIDGTREVLGTAVGDSESFEFWREFLASLKARGLSGVHLVISDAHAGLKAAVAQQFTGSSWQRCRVHFMRNLHGAVAAKHAPAVTAAVKTIFAHTDPADVAAQWDQVADTLSGSFPKVAAMMDEAKADVLAFTAFPRTHWQKIWSNNPIERLNKEIKRRADVVEIFPNPAAFLRLATAVVIEAHDEWQVTRRYLSEVSMAELRKVIDAKHAAAHPVTEPVSSQRQIA; encoded by the coding sequence ATGACCCAGGACCATTCTGCCTTGCTCGCCCAGCTCGATGCACTCAAGTCCGCTGATGCTGGGGCGGTGTTCGCCGAGCTGATCCGCGCCGGGCTGCAGGCGTTGATCGAGGCCGAGGCCACCGAGACCATCGGGGCCGGACGCTACCAACGCAGCGGCGAACGCAGCACGCACCGCAACGGGCATCGGCCCAAGACGGTATCGACGACCTCCGGCGATATCGAGGTCAAGATCCCCAAACTGCGGGCCGGCTCCTTCTTCCCCTCGCTGCTGGAACGGCGCCGTCGCATCGACAAGGCCCTGCATGCGGTGATCATGGAGGCCTACGTCCATGGCGTGTCGACCCGCAGCGTCGATGGCCTGGTCGCCGCACTCGGGGTTGGATCCGGGGTCTCCAAATCGGAGGTCTCGCGCGTCTGCGCCGGCCTCGACCGCGAGATCGAGGCTTTCCGTACCCGCAGCCTGACCCACACCACGTTCCCGTACGTCTTCTGCGACGCCACCTTCTGCAAAGTCCGCGTCGGCGCCCACGTGGTCTCTCACGCGTTGGTGGTGGCCACCGGAGTCTCGATCGACGGGACCCGTGAGGTGCTGGGCACCGCGGTCGGTGACAGCGAGTCTTTCGAGTTCTGGCGGGAGTTTCTGGCCTCGCTCAAGGCCCGCGGCCTTTCCGGGGTGCACCTGGTGATCTCTGATGCCCACGCCGGGTTGAAAGCCGCCGTGGCCCAGCAGTTCACCGGGTCGTCCTGGCAGCGCTGCCGGGTCCATTTCATGCGCAACCTGCATGGCGCGGTGGCCGCCAAACACGCCCCGGCGGTCACCGCGGCGGTCAAGACGATCTTCGCCCACACCGACCCCGCTGATGTGGCTGCGCAGTGGGATCAGGTCGCTGACACGCTCTCGGGCAGTTTTCCGAAGGTGGCCGCGATGATGGATGAGGCGAAAGCCGACGTGCTGGCCTTTACCGCGTTCCCGCGCACCCACTGGCAGAAGATCTGGTCGAACAATCCCATCGAGCGGCTCAACAAGGAGATCAAACGCCGTGCCGATGTCGTGGAGATCTTCCCCAACCCCGCCGCGTTCCTACGGCTGGCCACCGCGGTGGTCATCGAGGCCCACGACGAATGGCAGGTCACCCGCCGCTACCTGTCCGAGGTGTCCATGGCTGAGCTGCGCAAAGTCATCGACGCAAAACACGCCGCCGCCCACCCAGTGACCGAACCGGTTTCCTCACAACGCCAAATCGCCTAG
- a CDS encoding 2Fe-2S iron-sulfur cluster-binding protein, with the protein MESAHFTQVTVHVDGETRQAEIDNRTTLLDLLREHLGVTAPKKGCDHGQCGSCTVLLDGRRATTCLSLAVAHDQAEIVTAAGLGDQTSLHPVAQAFLDHDGFQCGYCTPGQICSAVGMLDEVKSGAPSHVTEHLERSPDLDDDEIRERMSGNLCRCAAYPNIVAAIHEAAR; encoded by the coding sequence ATGGAGTCAGCCCACTTCACCCAAGTCACCGTGCACGTCGACGGCGAAACCAGACAAGCCGAGATCGACAACCGCACCACCCTGCTGGACCTCTTGCGAGAACACCTCGGCGTCACCGCCCCGAAGAAGGGCTGCGACCACGGCCAGTGTGGATCCTGCACCGTCCTGCTCGACGGCCGCCGCGCCACCACCTGCCTGTCGCTGGCGGTCGCACACGACCAAGCCGAGATCGTCACCGCCGCCGGCCTCGGCGACCAGACCAGCCTGCACCCCGTCGCGCAGGCGTTCCTCGACCACGACGGCTTCCAGTGCGGCTACTGCACCCCTGGGCAGATCTGCTCGGCGGTCGGCATGCTCGACGAGGTGAAATCCGGCGCCCCCAGCCACGTCACCGAACACCTGGAACGCTCCCCCGACCTCGACGACGACGAAATCCGAGAACGCATGAGCGGCAACCTCTGTCGCTGCGCGGCCTATCCCAACATCGTCGCCGCGATCCACGAGGCCGCCCGATGA
- a CDS encoding FAD binding domain-containing protein encodes MNPFAYHRATSVQDAVATVAERPDAVYLAGGTNLVDHMKLGVTEPALVVDVGHLPLYDIDHLEDGSLRIGADVRNADLAAHPIVRSRYPVLARALLAGASGQLRNLATTAGNLLQRTRCVYFQDVTTPCNKRSPGQGCSAIGGYVRYHAILGASPHCVATHPSDMAVAMTALDAQVVYVDLDGEHRLPLTDFHRLPGEEPHRDTNLPAGALITAVEIPAPLDGARSTYRKVRDRNSYAFALTSVAAELVTKDGTINSARIALGGVAHKPWRAHRAEHALLGQPAGEDTFTAAAEHELAQAEPLDGNEFKVELTRRTLVATLLGLMEGHQ; translated from the coding sequence ATGAACCCCTTCGCCTACCACCGCGCCACCAGCGTCCAAGACGCCGTGGCCACCGTCGCCGAGCGCCCCGACGCCGTCTACCTCGCCGGCGGCACCAACCTCGTCGACCACATGAAACTCGGCGTCACTGAGCCGGCCCTCGTCGTCGATGTCGGCCACCTGCCGCTCTATGACATCGACCACCTCGAGGACGGCTCGCTGCGCATCGGCGCCGACGTCCGCAACGCCGACCTCGCCGCGCACCCGATCGTGCGCAGCCGCTATCCCGTCCTGGCCCGCGCGCTGCTCGCCGGCGCCTCCGGGCAGCTGCGCAACCTCGCCACAACCGCCGGCAACCTGCTGCAACGCACCCGCTGCGTCTACTTCCAGGACGTCACCACCCCCTGCAACAAGCGCTCCCCCGGCCAGGGCTGCTCGGCGATCGGCGGCTACGTCCGCTACCACGCCATTCTCGGCGCCTCGCCGCACTGCGTGGCCACCCACCCCTCCGACATGGCCGTCGCCATGACCGCCCTGGACGCTCAGGTGGTCTACGTCGACCTCGACGGCGAACACCGCCTGCCGCTCACCGACTTTCACCGCCTGCCCGGCGAGGAACCCCACCGCGACACCAACCTGCCCGCCGGCGCGCTGATCACCGCCGTGGAGATCCCGGCACCGCTGGACGGGGCGCGCTCCACCTACCGCAAGGTCCGCGACCGCAACTCCTATGCCTTCGCGCTGACCTCGGTGGCCGCCGAATTGGTCACCAAGGACGGCACCATCAACTCTGCGCGCATCGCCCTCGGCGGCGTCGCCCACAAACCCTGGCGGGCCCACCGCGCCGAACACGCCCTGCTGGGCCAGCCCGCCGGCGAGGACACCTTCACCGCCGCCGCCGAACACGAACTCGCGCAGGCAGAACCCCTCGACGGCAACGAGTTCAAGGTCGAACTCACCCGCCGCACCCTCGTCGCCACCCTGCTGGGACTCATGGAAGGACACCAGTGA
- a CDS encoding serine/threonine-protein kinase — MPLSDGTKFAGYIIERQLGSGGMGEVYLVQHPRLPRHDALKVLRSSISADPDYIERFNREADLASKLWHPNIVRIHDRGKYRGRLWISMDFVDGTDAAHLLQQHPEGLPTQQALDIVRDVAAALDYAHSMGLLHRDVKPANILLSDAGERRALLADFGVARDVADGDAGALTATNMTVGTAAYAAPEQLMGLELDGRADQYSLAATAYHLLTGDHLFTHTNPAVVIGKHLNAPPPALGETRAELAHLESAMARALAKDPGERFATCGDFARALEESTTYPAAAARLSSLNDVDTLIAPVAAPAPPGFSAPTRLVSESDTEQAPQPRTGRRLLGIGLAAAVLLIAVGMVTYFAVKPEVQKADAEPFSLAGTVRLASDVAKDPDLPAGYRCA, encoded by the coding sequence ATGCCGTTATCTGACGGTACTAAGTTCGCCGGCTACATCATTGAGCGGCAACTTGGTTCAGGGGGAATGGGCGAGGTATACCTCGTCCAGCATCCCCGTCTGCCGCGACACGATGCACTCAAGGTGCTCCGATCGAGCATCTCGGCGGATCCCGATTACATCGAGCGCTTCAACCGCGAAGCCGACCTGGCGTCCAAGCTGTGGCACCCGAACATCGTGCGTATCCACGACCGCGGCAAGTACCGCGGTCGGCTGTGGATCTCAATGGACTTCGTCGACGGAACTGATGCCGCCCATCTGCTGCAGCAGCACCCGGAGGGATTGCCCACGCAACAGGCGCTCGACATCGTGAGGGACGTGGCCGCTGCGTTGGACTACGCCCACAGTATGGGCCTGTTGCACCGCGACGTGAAGCCCGCCAACATTCTGCTGTCCGACGCCGGCGAGCGCCGCGCCCTGTTGGCGGACTTCGGGGTGGCCCGCGACGTCGCGGACGGCGACGCGGGCGCGCTGACCGCCACCAACATGACCGTCGGCACGGCGGCATATGCGGCCCCGGAACAGTTGATGGGCCTCGAACTGGACGGGCGGGCCGATCAGTACTCGCTGGCCGCGACGGCGTATCACCTGTTGACCGGCGACCACTTGTTCACCCATACCAACCCTGCGGTGGTCATCGGCAAGCATCTGAATGCACCGCCGCCAGCTCTCGGCGAGACTCGTGCTGAGCTTGCGCACCTCGAATCGGCGATGGCGCGCGCATTGGCGAAAGACCCCGGGGAGCGGTTTGCGACGTGCGGCGACTTTGCGCGCGCGCTGGAAGAATCGACGACGTATCCGGCCGCGGCGGCCAGACTGTCTTCGTTGAACGACGTCGATACGTTGATCGCTCCGGTGGCGGCGCCCGCCCCACCGGGTTTCTCCGCACCTACCCGCCTGGTCTCGGAGTCCGACACGGAGCAGGCGCCCCAGCCACGGACCGGGCGTCGGTTGCTCGGGATCGGGCTGGCCGCGGCGGTGCTGCTGATAGCGGTCGGCATGGTGACCTACTTTGCGGTCAAGCCGGAAGTCCAGAAGGCGGACGCGGAGCCTTTCAGCCTGGCGGGGACGGTCCGACTCGCCTCGGATGTCGCCAAGGACCCGGACCTGCCAGCCGGATATCGGTGCGCGTAA
- a CDS encoding xanthine dehydrogenase family protein molybdopterin-binding subunit → MTAVQPHAIGTALSRLDGPAKVTGTAPYACEYQLDAPLYLHPVQATVARGRIIAMDTAAAQATDGVAAVLTVFDAPKLADTSDGDLTILQDNQVHYRGQLVGAVVADTAETARHAAGLVHVDYDAETHHTELRPDDPDLYAPEEVNAGFPTDTTDGDVEAALRDAEVLVEQTYTTPHEHNNPMEPHSCIALWDNDSLTLYASTQGVHAAREKLATLFGFEPEQVRIVAKNVGGGFGSKGAPHSHNTLAIMAAQRVPGRPVKLALTRQQMFDVVGYRTPTIQHLKLGATKDGRITAFRHDVVEQSSAAKEFAEQTAVVTRMMYASPTRATTHRLAKLDVAVPFWMRAPGECPGTYALEVAMDELAVACDLDPIELRRRNEPDVDPETGNPWSDRRLVECLSTGAERFGWHPRNPEPGIRSNGEWLIGTGVASAVYPAMNMPGNAARIECTAPGRYAVAIGAVDIGTGTWTALTQIAADVLDVDVDAVELQIGDTDLPSASVEGGSSGISSWGTAIHAAAQRFRYDHGDNPAPGVTTTAEAPENEDAQNYGMYSFGAQFAEAHVSRYTGEIHIARMLGVFSVGRVINPATLRSQLIGGMTMGLSMALHEESVRDHRFGHIVTRDLASYHISAHADIPEIDALWLDSVDEHSNPMGSRGAGEIGIVGSAAAVANAIYHATGVRVRDLPIMCDALLS, encoded by the coding sequence ATGACGGCCGTCCAGCCCCACGCCATCGGCACCGCGCTGAGCCGCCTCGACGGACCCGCCAAGGTCACCGGCACGGCCCCGTACGCCTGCGAATACCAGCTCGACGCCCCGCTGTACCTGCACCCCGTCCAGGCCACCGTCGCCCGCGGCCGCATCATCGCCATGGACACCGCCGCCGCGCAGGCCACCGACGGCGTCGCCGCCGTGCTGACCGTGTTCGACGCCCCGAAGCTCGCCGACACCTCCGACGGCGACCTGACCATCCTGCAAGACAACCAGGTGCACTACCGCGGCCAGTTGGTCGGCGCCGTCGTCGCCGACACGGCCGAAACCGCCCGGCACGCCGCGGGACTCGTGCACGTCGACTACGACGCCGAGACCCACCACACCGAGCTGCGTCCCGACGACCCGGACCTCTACGCCCCCGAGGAAGTCAACGCCGGGTTCCCCACCGATACCACCGACGGCGACGTCGAGGCCGCCCTGCGCGACGCCGAGGTCCTCGTCGAGCAGACCTACACCACCCCGCACGAGCACAACAACCCGATGGAGCCGCATTCCTGTATCGCGCTGTGGGACAACGACAGTCTCACGCTGTACGCCTCCACCCAGGGCGTGCACGCCGCCCGCGAGAAGCTCGCCACCCTGTTCGGATTCGAGCCCGAGCAGGTCCGGATCGTCGCCAAGAACGTCGGCGGTGGCTTCGGCTCCAAGGGCGCACCGCACTCGCACAACACGCTGGCCATCATGGCCGCCCAGCGCGTCCCCGGGCGCCCAGTCAAGCTGGCGCTGACCCGCCAGCAGATGTTCGATGTCGTCGGCTACCGCACCCCCACCATCCAGCACCTCAAACTCGGCGCCACCAAAGACGGCAGGATCACCGCCTTCCGACACGACGTCGTCGAACAGAGCTCCGCAGCCAAGGAATTCGCCGAGCAGACCGCCGTCGTCACCCGGATGATGTACGCGAGCCCCACCCGGGCTACCACGCATCGGCTGGCGAAACTGGATGTGGCCGTGCCGTTCTGGATGCGCGCCCCCGGCGAATGCCCGGGCACCTACGCGCTCGAGGTGGCGATGGACGAACTCGCGGTCGCCTGCGACCTCGACCCCATCGAACTACGCCGGCGCAACGAACCCGACGTCGACCCCGAAACGGGCAACCCGTGGTCGGACCGACGCCTCGTCGAATGCCTCAGCACCGGCGCAGAACGCTTCGGCTGGCACCCCCGCAACCCCGAACCGGGTATCCGCAGCAACGGTGAATGGCTGATCGGCACCGGCGTCGCCTCGGCGGTGTATCCGGCGATGAACATGCCCGGCAACGCCGCCCGCATCGAATGCACCGCGCCCGGGCGCTACGCCGTGGCCATCGGCGCGGTCGACATCGGCACCGGCACCTGGACCGCGCTGACCCAGATCGCCGCCGACGTGCTCGACGTCGATGTCGACGCGGTCGAGTTGCAGATCGGCGACACCGACCTGCCGTCGGCCTCGGTGGAGGGCGGCTCCTCAGGCATCAGCTCCTGGGGCACCGCGATCCACGCTGCGGCACAACGGTTCCGCTACGACCACGGTGACAACCCCGCACCGGGTGTGACCACCACCGCCGAGGCACCCGAGAACGAGGACGCGCAGAACTACGGCATGTACTCCTTCGGCGCGCAGTTCGCCGAGGCCCACGTCAGCCGCTACACCGGCGAGATCCACATCGCGCGGATGCTCGGCGTCTTCTCCGTCGGCCGGGTCATCAACCCCGCGACGCTGCGCTCCCAGCTCATCGGCGGCATGACCATGGGCCTGTCGATGGCGCTGCATGAGGAGAGCGTGCGCGATCACCGCTTCGGCCATATCGTCACCCGCGACCTGGCCAGCTACCACATCAGCGCGCACGCCGACATCCCCGAGATCGACGCACTGTGGCTCGACAGCGTCGACGAGCACTCCAACCCGATGGGCTCGCGCGGGGCCGGCGAGATCGGCATCGTCGGCTCGGCCGCCGCCGTCGCCAACGCGATCTACCATGCCACCGGGGTGCGGGTGCGCGACCTGCCGATCATGTGCGATGCGCTGCTGAGCTGA